A section of the Bacteroidia bacterium genome encodes:
- a CDS encoding DNA-binding protein, with amino-acid sequence MKVITLYDRKVSVLGDTQILDQQKTAFFCSRKFPASVVLKAYDWATEMRDQGRCVISGFHSPIEKDVLHFLLKGTQPIILVHARCLKKREEPEVLKAVSENRLLVLSPFNEDQKRITSRSAFIRNQFMVEMADEIVVGYGKQSDSIAKILNNRIHIKYLV; translated from the coding sequence ATGAAGGTTATTACCCTATATGATCGAAAAGTTTCGGTTTTAGGAGACACTCAAATCCTTGACCAACAAAAAACTGCTTTTTTTTGTAGCCGCAAATTCCCGGCATCCGTAGTCCTCAAAGCTTATGACTGGGCCACCGAAATGCGCGACCAGGGTAGGTGCGTTATTTCCGGCTTTCACTCACCAATTGAGAAGGACGTGCTTCATTTTCTTCTAAAAGGCACTCAACCCATCATTCTGGTCCATGCCCGGTGTCTGAAGAAACGAGAAGAACCGGAGGTATTGAAAGCAGTATCAGAAAATCGTTTATTGGTGCTTTCTCCATTCAACGAAGATCAAAAGCGTATCACCAGCAGGTCAGCCTTCATTCGTAATCAATTTATGGTTGAAATGGCTGATGAGATTGTGGTAGGTTATGGCAAACAGAGTGATTCAATCGCAAAAATTCTCAATAATAGAATACATATCAAATATTTAGTATAG
- a CDS encoding DUF4407 domain-containing protein, with protein MKRIGLLTQFLCSCAGCDIATLRQCNSAEQRKKAIIGSCVLITPILGFASGTFAILTFSENLPLSLGFGFLWGFVIFMIERAIVANTQPGVINLGVIARLLLATIFAVVIAVPMELKVFEDAIQEKLSDNLSNKVALIDADFDVKIAGLNDKINTSAAKVEALRLSYIGEVDGTSGSGKANKGPIAREKERLWKAAESDAKIYTSAKNTEIAALNLQRKEKITQITKAQAEGFLGRMRALGTLSKEDNTVFWGIWLLRLFFLSIELVPISIKLSSGKDGDTYHEIVKQNGATAVSVNQQTEQVRAELMVKQQRAFVNAELLKLQFTEMSSIMQDAQKRFDFFMGQLKRASDHKLQVQFQIFKTVKDEGFRNHLLDQVEDIYLDFEKALRRLMDKKDPSSDYISDLS; from the coding sequence ATGAAACGTATTGGTTTACTCACTCAATTCTTGTGTAGTTGTGCCGGGTGTGACATAGCCACTTTGAGGCAATGTAACTCCGCAGAACAGCGAAAAAAGGCGATAATTGGCTCTTGTGTCCTGATCACCCCAATTTTGGGATTTGCATCAGGAACATTTGCCATACTCACCTTTAGTGAAAACTTGCCCCTATCCCTTGGCTTTGGTTTTTTATGGGGTTTTGTGATTTTTATGATTGAGCGTGCCATTGTGGCTAATACTCAGCCGGGTGTAATCAATTTGGGAGTGATTGCGCGCCTGCTGCTCGCAACCATTTTTGCCGTGGTGATAGCGGTGCCAATGGAGTTGAAGGTTTTTGAAGATGCGATTCAAGAAAAGCTTTCTGACAACCTCAGTAACAAGGTGGCCCTCATAGATGCTGACTTTGATGTGAAAATCGCAGGTTTGAATGATAAAATCAATACTTCCGCAGCTAAAGTGGAAGCCTTGCGCCTTTCCTATATTGGTGAAGTGGATGGCACTTCCGGCTCTGGAAAGGCTAATAAAGGTCCCATCGCACGAGAAAAGGAAAGATTGTGGAAGGCGGCAGAATCAGATGCCAAAATCTATACAAGTGCGAAAAACACTGAAATTGCAGCTCTGAATCTTCAGCGCAAGGAAAAGATTACGCAAATCACCAAGGCGCAAGCAGAAGGGTTTCTTGGGCGAATGCGAGCATTAGGAACGCTGAGTAAGGAGGACAATACAGTCTTTTGGGGCATATGGTTACTAAGGCTGTTTTTCCTAAGTATTGAATTGGTGCCAATCTCGATCAAACTGAGTTCAGGTAAGGATGGAGATACTTATCATGAAATTGTGAAGCAGAATGGGGCAACGGCAGTCAGTGTGAACCAACAAACTGAACAGGTTAGGGCTGAATTGATGGTGAAACAACAACGTGCCTTTGTCAATGCGGAGTTATTGAAATTGCAGTTCACCGAAATGAGTTCGATTATGCAGGATGCACAAAAAAGATTCGATTTCTTCATGGGTCAACTCAAGCGTGCATCTGATCATAAATTGCAAGTACAGTTTCAAATTTTTAAGACGGTTAAGGATGAAGGCTTCCGTAACCATCTTTTGGATCAGGTAGAAGACATTTATCTGGACTTCGAGAAAGCCTTGCGAAGGCTAATGGATAAAAAGGATCCAAGTTCCGATTATATCAGCGACCTGAGCTAA
- a CDS encoding transposase — translation MMKSTDRESFEGGLNDWHVKWMEFLNERTLNPATGKSHYTHKKLRSAYRSLKTNLPWLFTWYDYMDLNIPNTTNAIDGHFADLKNKLRNHNGLSLARKKKLIDGFLKV, via the coding sequence ATGATGAAAAGCACCGACCGGGAAAGCTTTGAAGGAGGGCTGAATGACTGGCATGTCAAATGGATGGAGTTCCTGAATGAACGCACGCTCAACCCAGCGACCGGCAAAAGCCACTATACCCATAAGAAGTTGCGAAGTGCCTATAGGAGCCTGAAAACAAACCTGCCTTGGCTGTTCACCTGGTACGACTATATGGATCTGAACATCCCCAATACCACCAATGCCATTGACGGGCACTTTGCCGACCTTAAGAATAAACTCAGGAACCACAATGGTCTTTCCCTGGCCCGTAAAAAGAAATTGATTGATGGATTTTTGAAGGTATGA
- a CDS encoding transposase, translated as MYQSGKQTYTQLAEQFGCSIKTIQRRLDKHVIENPLPDANKVVVLMDTTYWGRGFGVMLFKDALTSRNLYKQYVKTESNLLYKQGIALLAERGFEVLAIVCDGRKGLLSSFAGILFRCVSSIRQRSSGGTLPKGPN; from the coding sequence ATGTACCAGTCAGGGAAACAAACCTACACACAATTGGCCGAGCAGTTTGGCTGTAGTATAAAGACCATCCAGAGGCGGCTGGATAAGCATGTGATCGAGAACCCCTTGCCAGATGCAAACAAGGTTGTGGTATTAATGGATACTACTTACTGGGGCCGGGGTTTTGGTGTTATGCTATTTAAAGATGCCCTCACCAGCCGCAACTTGTATAAGCAATATGTAAAGACAGAAAGCAACCTTTTGTATAAGCAGGGGATCGCCCTCCTTGCCGAAAGAGGCTTTGAGGTCCTGGCAATTGTTTGTGACGGGCGTAAGGGGCTCCTGTCAAGTTTTGCAGGCATCCTGTTCAGATGTGTCAGTTCCATCAGGCAGCGATCGTCAGGAGGTACCTTACCAAAAGGCCCAAATTAG
- a CDS encoding DUF262 domain-containing protein, whose amino-acid sequence MSIKPEIITDKSPWYYLNTYVTNTIQGKVYVVDGQQRLTTLTLILIALLHKDRAYEPKLVKCIEGRIAGQSGYEDEFWMNHEKHLSTLQELFEGKKELKEIDTNSGATAVNMVQNYSTIRTWLDRELNTHHKFETFVFYFLHRLVLINLSVEQTDVPMVFEVINDRGLRLKPYEILKGKLLGQIDKVELLNDDYNSLWETKVT is encoded by the coding sequence ATGTCCATTAAGCCAGAAATTATAACAGACAAATCTCCCTGGTACTACCTAAACACATATGTTACCAACACAATACAGGGTAAAGTTTACGTGGTTGACGGACAACAAAGACTTACCACCCTTACTTTAATTTTAATTGCACTTCTTCACAAGGACAGAGCATATGAGCCAAAATTGGTCAAGTGTATCGAAGGAAGAATTGCCGGACAGTCTGGATATGAGGATGAGTTCTGGATGAATCATGAGAAGCATTTGTCTACCCTTCAAGAGTTGTTCGAAGGTAAAAAGGAATTGAAGGAGATCGACACAAATTCAGGAGCCACTGCCGTAAACATGGTTCAGAACTATAGCACTATCCGGACTTGGTTGGACCGTGAATTAAATACACATCACAAGTTTGAAACCTTTGTGTTCTATTTTCTGCATCGCTTAGTTTTGATTAATCTTTCAGTGGAGCAAACTGATGTACCGATGGTCTTTGAGGTAATTAATGATCGCGGCCTAAGGCTAAAACCATATGAAATTTTAAAAGGTAAACTCTTGGGTCAAATTGATAAAGTGGAGCTATTGAATGATGACTATAATAGTTTGTGGGAAACGAAGGTCACATAA
- a CDS encoding TonB-dependent receptor produces the protein MRLIVLTSFLMATCAFPAKAQITQTIRGIIKDTDSRVSLPGATVAVYEGHTFISGTSSGQDGGYRIEKVPVGRYTLLVTYVGYHSFSAPDIIVNTGKEVVLDIFLEESAVQLDSVVVTAVPKGEPSNEMAMVSARPFSVDETERYAGSRGDPARMASNFAGVQGNDDSNNGIIVRGNSPYSMQWRVENLNVPGMNHFVLTGRTNGPVSILNNKYLATSDFYTGAFPAEFGNSIGSIFNLKMRNGNNQHHEFTGQLGLFGTELFLEGPISKQNRSSYFLSYRYGTVAIFQALGISVGTNAIPYYQDGAFKLNFPGNNSNLSIFGIAGHSKIDQIQSTETDTGFVDLYSSVPSDQYFSAGKYVTGMNYGKTLNERTYLRITLGATRDHSNNEVYDVHRHIESGSFVIDSLTFDQNYDYTFDKFSLNPYLTKKLSRKHKIRLGADAEMLHFDLFSRHQDYVKNVVITSRDFRGNACFLQPYVSWLYAVSEKFSFKAGLHAQYLGLNGSVSLEPRTGFKWQLNDRQKVSFGAGLHSQMLLPFTYFSRTILPNGNASLESFNLDFMRSAQGVLAYTHIFGTVRTRLEAYYQHLYRVPVNKEPSSYSYLNQGAGYSDIVPYQLTSAGLGRNYGIELTMERFFSNSYFFLITASLFDSKYKGSDGVWYNTAFNGVYGSSILVGKEFKWEKNNQHTIGVSGKLTLAGGRRYTPIDTVASRLEGRAVYVEGAENSLQLKDYFRTDLRIIYKMNTPKITHELGIDLVNIFNTRNVLRQVYNPSEVKVVEVYQLGFLPVFFYQINF, from the coding sequence ATGAGACTTATCGTACTTACGTCATTCCTGATGGCTACTTGTGCTTTTCCTGCAAAGGCCCAAATAACTCAGACCATTCGGGGCATTATTAAAGATACTGATTCCAGGGTGTCCCTTCCCGGTGCCACCGTTGCCGTGTATGAGGGGCATACCTTCATTTCAGGTACCAGTTCAGGCCAGGACGGGGGGTATCGAATAGAAAAAGTCCCGGTGGGCAGATATACCCTGTTGGTAACCTACGTGGGGTATCACAGTTTTTCAGCACCGGATATAATTGTCAATACCGGAAAAGAGGTGGTACTTGATATTTTCCTGGAAGAGTCGGCCGTGCAATTGGATTCAGTGGTGGTAACAGCCGTTCCCAAAGGGGAGCCTTCCAATGAAATGGCCATGGTAAGCGCCCGCCCGTTTTCAGTGGATGAAACTGAGCGCTATGCCGGCAGCCGGGGTGACCCGGCCCGGATGGCCTCTAATTTTGCCGGTGTACAGGGAAATGATGATTCAAATAACGGCATTATAGTAAGGGGCAATTCACCTTATTCCATGCAATGGCGCGTGGAAAACTTAAATGTGCCGGGCATGAACCATTTTGTCCTTACAGGAAGGACTAACGGACCAGTAAGTATTTTGAATAACAAATACCTCGCTACCTCCGATTTTTATACCGGTGCATTTCCCGCAGAATTCGGCAACAGCATCGGAAGTATTTTCAACCTTAAAATGCGGAATGGCAATAATCAGCATCATGAGTTCACCGGGCAATTGGGACTTTTTGGTACAGAGTTGTTCCTTGAAGGGCCAATATCGAAGCAAAACCGGTCTTCTTATTTTCTGAGTTACCGGTATGGTACAGTGGCCATTTTCCAGGCTTTGGGCATTAGTGTGGGCACCAATGCAATACCTTACTACCAGGATGGTGCCTTTAAACTGAATTTCCCCGGCAACAACAGTAATCTCTCCATCTTTGGAATTGCCGGACACAGTAAAATTGACCAGATACAGAGCACGGAAACAGATACAGGGTTTGTGGACTTATATTCCTCGGTACCGAGTGATCAATACTTTTCTGCGGGAAAATATGTCACAGGGATGAACTATGGCAAAACCCTCAATGAGCGGACTTACCTGAGGATCACCCTTGGCGCTACCCGTGACCATTCAAACAATGAGGTTTATGATGTACACAGGCATATAGAAAGTGGCAGCTTTGTTATAGATAGCCTCACTTTTGACCAGAACTATGATTATACTTTTGATAAGTTTTCGCTTAATCCCTACCTTACTAAGAAACTTTCACGAAAACATAAAATACGGTTAGGGGCGGATGCGGAAATGTTGCACTTCGATTTGTTCAGCAGGCATCAGGATTATGTTAAGAATGTAGTGATAACTTCACGGGATTTCCGTGGGAACGCATGTTTTCTTCAGCCATACGTGAGCTGGTTATATGCGGTGTCTGAAAAATTTTCCTTCAAAGCAGGTTTACATGCCCAATATTTGGGCCTCAATGGCAGTGTATCGCTCGAGCCAAGGACAGGGTTCAAATGGCAGCTCAATGACAGGCAGAAAGTTAGTTTTGGGGCTGGTTTGCATAGCCAGATGTTATTGCCTTTCACTTATTTCTCCCGCACTATTTTACCTAATGGGAATGCTTCACTTGAAAGCTTCAACCTCGACTTTATGCGTAGTGCCCAAGGGGTGTTGGCCTATACCCATATATTTGGTACAGTTAGAACGAGGTTGGAAGCCTACTATCAGCATTTGTACCGCGTACCGGTAAATAAGGAACCATCAAGTTATTCCTATTTGAATCAAGGTGCTGGCTATTCAGATATTGTCCCTTATCAGCTAACCTCAGCAGGTTTAGGAAGAAATTATGGTATTGAATTAACTATGGAACGGTTCTTTAGCAATTCTTATTTTTTCCTGATCACCGCCTCATTGTTCGACTCCAAGTACAAGGGCAGTGATGGGGTTTGGTATAATACCGCGTTCAATGGTGTGTACGGCTCCAGTATTTTGGTGGGCAAGGAATTCAAGTGGGAGAAAAATAATCAACATACAATAGGGGTGAGCGGTAAGTTAACCCTTGCCGGGGGCAGGCGGTACACACCTATTGATACTGTGGCATCAAGGTTAGAAGGACGGGCAGTTTATGTAGAAGGCGCGGAAAATTCCCTGCAATTGAAAGATTACTTCAGGACAGATCTGCGGATTATTTACAAAATGAATACCCCCAAAATTACCCATGAACTCGGTATTGACCTGGTGAATATATTCAATACCAGAAATGTATTGCGGCAGGTGTATAATCCGTCTGAAGTGAAAGTGGTGGAAGTTTATCAATTGGGCTTTTTACCGGTATTTTTTTACCAAATTAATTTCTGA
- a CDS encoding adenylate/guanylate cyclase domain-containing protein, with the protein MKKLLVIWLLIIPALLQADTVYTFVFKEGMQARYDLSDLVDRMVDTTGRITIEEILTSRDLQGRFKPIDNLGKETSLDAVVWSRAVFLNISKRPVDYLLSLSNADSLAVFKVNQGKITKDVLGKKIPIQQKTFKSHLDHVRVVLNPGESDTFYIRASGDQFYDILPGTSVQLIQESRWRLVQYLSIFTSGIQVLMLGLCLLLFFIFKDRQYLLFILPLTGFLIWFSYRTDIHIIFNTFPVLTKYQPVLTGWYMPLTVAVFFLGYVGIRKKLKWVYYTLWVLILATVGVSLLSLLVLHYSNNMVNSLVLIFMLVGYGSGTYLAFRGDRKAFVWLLFTAPLFITGLLYLIDDLFLSINLDVVSLMQIGALASSLIIGYMMYDRVNKTIRDNINISRTNERLVREQNVILEQKVSERTRELAAEKQKSDSILLNILPEEVAEELKETGRSQARLFEKVTVLFTDFVDFTKAGERLTAQALVSELHNCFKAFDEIIQKHGLEKIKTVGDAYIAVAGLPVSVKDHAERTAKAALDIREFMSARHHQLGEKTFKIRLGIHSGSVVAGIVGVKKFAYDIWGDTVNTAARMEQNSKAGRVNISQSTYGLIKDSFECTPRGKVAAKNKGMMEMYFLNAAIDIKSEISFPQ; encoded by the coding sequence ATGAAAAAACTGCTGGTCATATGGCTGTTGATAATCCCAGCCCTCCTCCAGGCGGATACAGTTTATACCTTTGTCTTTAAAGAAGGGATGCAAGCCAGGTACGACCTTAGTGACCTTGTGGACCGGATGGTTGATACTACGGGCCGTATTACCATTGAAGAGATCTTGACAAGCAGAGACCTTCAAGGGCGGTTTAAGCCTATTGACAATTTAGGAAAAGAAACATCACTTGACGCTGTTGTATGGAGCAGGGCGGTATTTCTGAACATCTCGAAAAGGCCAGTGGACTACCTCCTTTCACTGTCCAATGCTGACTCTTTGGCTGTTTTTAAAGTAAACCAGGGCAAAATCACTAAAGATGTTTTAGGTAAAAAAATACCTATTCAGCAAAAAACATTTAAAAGTCATCTTGACCATGTTAGGGTCGTTTTAAACCCTGGCGAATCGGATACCTTTTATATAAGGGCTTCAGGGGATCAGTTTTATGATATTTTGCCCGGTACTTCGGTGCAGTTGATTCAAGAGTCGAGATGGCGCCTGGTGCAGTACCTCTCCATTTTCACAAGTGGCATCCAGGTGCTGATGCTGGGCTTATGCTTGCTATTGTTTTTTATTTTCAAAGACCGTCAATACCTGCTTTTTATCTTGCCGCTGACTGGTTTCCTGATTTGGTTTTCTTACAGGACTGATATTCACATTATTTTTAATACATTTCCTGTGCTTACGAAATATCAACCTGTTTTAACGGGCTGGTATATGCCATTAACAGTTGCCGTTTTTTTTCTAGGGTATGTAGGTATCCGCAAGAAACTGAAATGGGTGTATTATACCCTTTGGGTTTTAATCCTTGCTACAGTAGGGGTATCACTTTTAAGCCTCTTGGTGCTCCATTATTCAAATAACATGGTGAATAGCCTGGTCCTTATTTTTATGTTGGTGGGATATGGTAGTGGAACTTACCTCGCATTTAGGGGGGATAGAAAAGCCTTTGTGTGGTTATTGTTCACCGCCCCCCTATTTATTACCGGGCTTCTATACCTGATTGATGACCTGTTTCTCTCGATCAATCTCGATGTGGTTTCCCTAATGCAGATAGGGGCATTGGCGTCAAGCCTTATCATTGGATATATGATGTACGACCGTGTAAACAAGACTATACGTGATAATATAAATATCTCCCGCACCAATGAGCGCCTGGTAAGGGAGCAGAATGTGATCCTTGAGCAAAAAGTTAGTGAAAGGACCCGTGAATTGGCCGCAGAAAAACAGAAATCAGATTCCATATTGCTAAACATATTGCCCGAAGAAGTGGCCGAAGAACTGAAGGAAACAGGCCGTTCACAGGCCAGGCTATTTGAAAAAGTCACTGTCCTCTTCACTGATTTTGTAGATTTCACCAAAGCCGGGGAACGGCTGACTGCCCAAGCATTGGTCAGTGAACTGCACAATTGCTTCAAAGCATTTGATGAAATAATTCAAAAGCATGGACTTGAAAAGATAAAAACGGTTGGTGATGCTTACATTGCAGTAGCCGGTTTACCTGTGTCTGTAAAAGACCATGCGGAGCGGACGGCAAAAGCAGCATTGGATATCCGCGAATTCATGTCCGCACGGCACCACCAGCTCGGGGAAAAAACATTTAAGATACGCCTTGGCATCCACTCAGGTTCTGTGGTGGCCGGTATTGTGGGGGTGAAGAAATTTGCCTATGACATTTGGGGCGATACCGTAAACACGGCTGCCAGGATGGAGCAGAACAGTAAGGCCGGACGGGTCAATATTTCACAGTCCACTTATGGGTTAATCAAAGATAGTTTTGAATGTACACCACGGGGAAAGGTGGCAGCAAAGAATAAGGGGATGATGGAGATGTACTTTTTAAATGCTGCAATAGACATAAAATCAGAAATCAGTTTCCCGCAATGA
- a CDS encoding adenylate/guanylate cyclase domain-containing protein, giving the protein MKQLSAIVFLMLFFSQAQAQDSVATFVIEQDLNSRHSLTDITERLYDPGGNLTLEQILADSSLQSRFSKTVVVDSMYQNGRYKFWSRIRISNQSEKTLQSYLNFGFADTLDIYEINNDKITHWQTGRSLDYHDKYNHNNSILLTLAPGQSKLFYCRHSSDLFYPSGLILSVYTENVLRWNKLMYFSLFVDGFQIVMLILGFMLFFIFKDRHYLLCTIPLVGFLLWFSDINGELHLLLNSPGPFIKYFNAIFTSWFMPVCIVIFYSSYVRLKKKMPWVYYTYLLLPGLIVIAVVGLIQNRWYPDISNFIILLLTVITFFSAVYMSFKGEKRARVWLLFTFPLIIGGGIHLIRLITNLQMDISSVFLMQSGALISSTILGYLMYGRVNGTIRENFRVVKANEKLVREQNVNLEKKVAERTLQLEEQARQLDLEKQKSDSILLNILPEEVAEELKETGRSQARLFENVTVLFTDFVDFTKAGERLTPQELVSELHNCFKAFDEIIQKQGLEKIKTVGDAYIAVAGLPVPVKGHAARVAKAALEIRDFMVARQKLLKDNTFQVRLGIHSGPVVAGIVGVKKFAYDIWGDTVNTAARMEQCSEAGEVNISETTYGFIKGQFECTCRGVIAAKNKGKMQMYFVKRENQANVLKAITKEVI; this is encoded by the coding sequence ATGAAACAACTGTCGGCCATTGTTTTTTTGATGCTTTTTTTCAGCCAAGCCCAGGCTCAAGACTCGGTGGCCACATTTGTCATTGAACAGGACCTCAATTCGCGACATAGCCTGACAGACATCACCGAGCGGCTTTATGATCCCGGAGGAAACCTAACGCTGGAGCAAATTTTGGCTGACAGTTCACTCCAATCCAGGTTCAGTAAGACAGTCGTTGTTGATTCTATGTATCAGAATGGCCGGTATAAGTTCTGGAGCCGTATCAGGATATCCAATCAGTCGGAAAAAACCTTGCAGTCTTACCTGAATTTTGGCTTCGCAGATACCTTGGACATTTATGAAATCAACAATGACAAAATAACGCATTGGCAAACGGGGAGGAGCCTTGATTACCATGACAAATACAACCATAACAATTCTATATTGCTTACCCTGGCGCCCGGACAGTCTAAATTATTTTACTGCCGTCATTCAAGTGATTTATTTTATCCTTCTGGACTTATTTTGAGCGTTTATACAGAAAATGTTCTCAGGTGGAATAAGCTGATGTACTTTTCTTTGTTCGTGGATGGCTTTCAGATAGTAATGCTAATCCTCGGCTTTATGCTTTTCTTTATTTTTAAAGACCGTCATTATCTGCTGTGTACCATACCTTTAGTCGGATTTCTGCTGTGGTTTAGCGATATAAATGGAGAGCTGCATTTATTGCTGAACTCACCTGGCCCCTTTATAAAATATTTTAATGCGATTTTCACAAGTTGGTTTATGCCGGTATGTATTGTTATTTTTTATAGCAGTTATGTTCGGTTAAAGAAGAAAATGCCCTGGGTATATTATACCTATTTGTTGCTCCCGGGGTTGATAGTGATCGCTGTTGTTGGACTAATTCAAAACAGGTGGTATCCGGATATTTCAAATTTCATTATACTTCTGCTGACGGTAATCACTTTTTTCAGTGCTGTTTATATGTCTTTTAAAGGTGAAAAGCGGGCGCGGGTTTGGCTCCTGTTCACTTTCCCCCTGATAATTGGAGGGGGAATTCACCTTATTCGTTTAATTACGAATCTGCAAATGGATATTAGTTCAGTCTTCCTAATGCAATCAGGGGCACTTATCTCAAGTACCATCCTCGGATATTTAATGTACGGGCGGGTGAATGGGACAATCCGTGAAAATTTCAGGGTAGTAAAGGCTAATGAAAAACTGGTGAGGGAACAGAATGTCAACCTTGAGAAAAAGGTAGCGGAGCGAACCCTGCAACTGGAAGAACAGGCACGGCAATTGGACCTGGAAAAACAGAAATCAGATTCCATATTGCTAAACATCCTACCCGAAGAAGTGGCCGAAGAACTTAAGGAAACAGGCCGTTCACAGGCCAGGCTATTTGAAAACGTCACGGTCCTCTTTACTGATTTTGTAGATTTTACCAAAGCCGGGGAGCGGCTGACGCCACAGGAACTGGTCAGTGAACTGCACAATTGCTTCAAAGCATTTGATGAAATAATTCAAAAGCAAGGACTTGAAAAGATAAAAACGGTGGGCGATGCCTACATTGCTGTTGCGGGGTTGCCTGTGCCGGTGAAAGGCCATGCGGCAAGAGTGGCAAAGGCAGCATTGGAAATAAGGGACTTTATGGTTGCACGCCAGAAGTTGCTGAAAGATAATACCTTCCAGGTACGCCTCGGCATCCACTCGGGGCCTGTGGTGGCCGGCATTGTGGGCGTAAAGAAATTTGCCTACGATATTTGGGGGGATACCGTGAACACTGCTGCACGGATGGAGCAGTGCAGTGAGGCCGGAGAGGTCAATATCTCAGAAACTACATACGGATTTATCAAAGGCCAATTTGAATGCACATGCCGGGGTGTAATCGCTGCAAAGAATAAAGGTAAGATGCAGATGTATTTTGTGAAAAGGGAGAATCAGGCCAATGTCCTTAAAGCGATAACAAAGGAAGTGATATGA